In Oncorhynchus keta strain PuntledgeMale-10-30-2019 chromosome 19, Oket_V2, whole genome shotgun sequence, a single genomic region encodes these proteins:
- the drc1 gene encoding dynein regulatory complex protein 1, with protein sequence MSQAGNLREDTEEAGPSVDSENPEERIAARRLRIAARSEAKKRQELGDDSREKKEIKEEARKSQHQVEQSEKRMIKLQSDGTELVTNIQVAADSRESQRQTEVEEAHRLRVEKLENEAKSSLEKFEEITRKWTVAKMKEIPQDLRDSLSSQQQLCALLIEDKNKLIHELQKEMKLSDDRYVKDLKKQAEDVDLMIERMEDQVKFLMGSYRDELDQIENSFEHERKILLTGNRKKWEQYTKERRDKELENVTQRMKRVEEYEVLLQQLRTEDTEEYNMIKIKLDTDVQILEQQLQQMKATYQLNQEKLEYNFQVLKKRDEENTITKSQQKRKITRLQDVVNNLKIKCANQEKQSREENQNLTDDYTRIMQQYKHMQKKMRHFAAIDAKKFEEVWLMNEEEVKALVEKALDTDRLVHEQQLGLSWQRPSLAFMERSGPLQPQRQTQKTAHQAISELLQLGQTSGLGKGKYQEAGVGPGAESPGLAVEVYDSGAGLESGSSEVQREREGSEGEHSGTVSVKMVKKLLELLCDEAGFLIESKLLKLLSPLEKDEQSLMKLDSIFTAMGIESEEDVYKLADFFMKYKHTQGELTQDVSAKWGVASPQAERGEFTSSCSLPSDLIHPNDVLVALRAFTAQHCRPRELAASHQPSMLGLGGRDDTEDAAYWEAMGDVIPEAKLKIWGALEAALDKYHIVLTERSKFITDTQSLKQQNTELRMLLHQYVNSRVNAELEIPPNLVMQLAPE encoded by the exons ATGAGTCAAGCCGGTAACCTACGCGAGGATACGGAGGAGGCTGGACCTTCCGTGGACTCTGAAAATCCAGAGGAGAGAATTGCAGCCCGTCGCCTCCGGATAGCTGCACGAAGTGAAGCCAAGAaaag ACAAGAACTGGGAGATGACTCCCGTGAAAAGAAAGAAATCAAAGAGGAGGCCAGGAAAAGCCAGCATCAAGTGGAACAGAGTGAGAAG CGTATGATAAAGCTGCAGAGTGATGGGACGGAGCTGGTTACCAACATCCAGGTAGCAGCTGATTCTAGGGAATCGCAGCGTCaaacagaggtggaggaggccCACAGACTCAG GGTGGAGAAGCTGGAGAATGAGGCCAAGTCGAGCCTGGAGAAGTTTGAGGAGATCACCAGGAAGTGGACGGTGGCAAAGATGAAGGAGATCCCCCAGGACCTGAGAGACTCTCTGAGCAGCCAGCAGCAGCTGTGTGCCCTGCTCATAGAGGACAAGAACAAACTCATCCACGAGTTGCagaag gagATGAAGTTAAGTGACGATCGCTACGTCAAAGATCTAAAGAAGCAGGCAGAGGATGTGGACCTGATGATTGAGAGGATGGAGGACCAGGTCAAGTTTCTGATGGGCTCCTACAGGGATGAACTGGACCAGATAGAG AATTCCTTTGAGCATGAGCGGAAGATCCTACTCACAGGGAACAGGAAGAAATGGGAACAGTACACGAAGGAGCGCCGGGACAAAGAG ctggaGAACGTGACGCAGAGGATGAAGAGGGTGGAGGAGTATGAGGTGTTGCTGCAGCAGCTGAGGACAGAGGACACGGAGGAATACAATATGATCAAGATCAAACTGGACACAGATGTTCAG atcttgGAGCAGCAACTGCAGCAGATGAAGGCTACGTACCAGCTGAACCAGGAGAAGCTGGAGTACAACTTCCAGGTGCTAAagaagagagacgaagagaaCACCATCACCAAGTCCCAGCAGAAGAGAAAGATCACCAG ACTGCAGGATGTTGTCAACAACCTGAAGATCAAGTGTGCCAACCAGGAGAAGCAGTCTCGGGAGGAGAACCAGAACCTCACTGACGACTACACACGCATCATGCAACAGTACAAACACATGCAGAAGAAGATGAg GCACTTTGCGGCCATCGATGCCAAGAAGTTTGAGGAGGTGTGGCTGATGAACGAGGAGGAGGTCAAGGCGCTGGTGGAGAAGGCCCTGGATACAGACCGGCTGGTCCACGAGCAGCAGTTGGGCCTGTCCTGGCAGCGCCCATCACTGGCTTTCATGGAGCGCTCCGGCCCCCTCCAGCCCCAGAGACAGACCCAGAAGACTGCGCACCAGGCAATCTCCGAGCTGCTCCAGCTTGGGCAGACCAGTGGCCTGGGGAAGGGGAAGTACCAGGAGGCCGGGGTTGGGCCTGGGGCAGAGAGCCCTGGGTTGGCTGTGGAGGTGTATGACTCAGGAGCAGGGCTGGAGAGTGGGAGCAgtgaggtgcagagagagagggaagggagtgaGGGGGAGCACAGTGGGACGGTGTCGGTGAAGATGGTCAAGAAGCTCCTGGAGCTGCTGTGTGACGAGGCG GGTTTTCTGATAGAGAGTAAACTTCTGAAGCTTCTCTCTCCACTGGAGAAGGATGAACAGTCCCTCATGAAGCTGGACTCCATCTTCACT GCCATGGGGATCGAGAGCGAGGAGGACGTGTACAAGCTGGCGGATTTCTTCATGAAGTACAAACATACACAAGGGGAGCTGACCCAG GATGTGTCTGCAAAATGGGGCGTGGCCAGTCCTCAGGCGGAGCGAGGGGAGTTTACTTCCTCCTGCAGCCTGCCGTCTGACCTCATCCATCCCAATGATGTCCTGGTGGCCCTGCGGGCCTTCACTGCTCAACACTGCCGGCCCAG AGAGTTAGCTGCCTCTCACCAGCCCAGTATGCTGGGTCTAGGAGGGAGAGATGACACCGAAGACGCTGCTTACTGGGAGGCCATGGGTGACGTCATCCCTGAGGCCAAACTCAAGATCTGGGGCGCCCTGGAGGCAGCACTTGACAAGTACCA CATTGTTCTGACAGAGAGGTCCAAGTtcatcacagacacacagagcctgaaaCAGCAGAACACGGAGCTACGGATGCTGCTTCACCAATACGTCAACTccagg GTCAATGCTGAGCTGGAGATCCCGCCCAACCTGGTGATGCAGTTGGCTCCTGAGTGA